The Desulfovibrio desulfuricans DSM 642 genome includes a window with the following:
- a CDS encoding basic amino acid ABC transporter substrate-binding protein — MIRRLLLALVAVSLLCGQAMAAEKFIVATDCTWPPMEMLDANKQPIGFDVDFITAVGKAAGFEVDVRNIAWDGIFGGVATGQYDIVAAATTITEERQKQFDFSDPYYEVAQAVVLPAGKSIKSLADLQGKKVGGQIGTTGVFVIRKAGVAVDLKEYDDVGLAIQDMLGGRLDAVICDDPVALYYVNKKADTAGKLNISFKTEEKEYYGFTVRKGRKDLVEKLNKGIKDVKASGVEAQLLKKWMGASK; from the coding sequence ATGATCCGTCGTCTGTTGCTGGCCCTGGTTGCCGTTTCCCTTTTGTGCGGCCAGGCCATGGCTGCTGAAAAATTCATTGTGGCCACCGACTGCACCTGGCCCCCCATGGAAATGCTGGACGCCAACAAGCAGCCCATTGGCTTTGATGTGGACTTCATCACTGCCGTTGGCAAGGCCGCCGGTTTTGAGGTTGATGTGCGCAACATCGCCTGGGACGGCATTTTCGGCGGCGTAGCCACCGGACAGTACGACATCGTGGCTGCCGCCACCACTATCACTGAAGAACGTCAAAAACAGTTTGACTTCTCTGATCCTTATTATGAAGTTGCCCAGGCCGTTGTGCTGCCCGCTGGCAAGAGCATCAAGAGCCTGGCTGACCTCCAGGGCAAGAAGGTCGGCGGCCAGATCGGCACTACCGGCGTGTTTGTTATCCGCAAGGCTGGCGTGGCTGTTGACCTCAAGGAATACGACGATGTGGGCCTTGCCATTCAGGACATGCTGGGCGGCCGCCTTGACGCCGTTATCTGCGATGATCCGGTTGCGCTCTACTACGTCAACAAAAAGGCCGACACCGCTGGCAAGCTGAACATTTCCTTCAAGACTGAAGAAAAGGAATACTACGGCTTTACCGTGCGCAAGGGCCGCAAGGACCTGGTGGAAAAACTGAACAAGGGCATCAAGGATGTGAAAGCATCCGGCGTGGAAGCCCAGTTGCTCAAGAAGTGGATGGGCGCTTCCAAATAG